TGGCTCCACTTGGTGAAGACTACTTGAAGCATGTTGACTATATTTTTAATAATCGTGTCATCGACCCAATAGAATCTAAAAATAAAGTAACTGGTGCCTACTCTGGTGGTGCTTATGATACCGATCCTTATGAGTTGCTCAACTGGGAAGATAACATCGATTCACTTTATACTTTAGTCCACGAAACTGGTCACTCCGTTCACTCCTGGTACACTCGCAATACTCAACCTTACGTTTACGGCGACTATCCAATCTTTGTGGCTGAAATTGCTTCAACTACTAATGAAAATATTTTGACCGAATATTTCTTAGACCACATTACCGATTCTAAGACGCGGGCCTTTATCTTAAATTACTACCTTGATTCATTTAAAGGCACTTTATTCCGTCAAACTCAATTTGCCGTGTTTGAACAATTCTTGCACGAAGCCGATGCTAAGGGAGAACCACTGACTGCTGACACTTTAGACGATGTTTATGGTCAAATTAATCAGCATTATTACGGCGATAGCGTTGAACCAGGCGGCGATATTGCCCTTGAATGGTCACGAATTCCACACTTCTACTACAATTTCTATGTGTACCAATATGCGACTGGCTTTGCGGCTGCAACGGCATTAGCCAACAAGGTGGTTCATGGAACGCCTGCTGAGAGGGATGCCTACCTTGGCTTCCTTAAAGCTGGTTCAAGTGATTACCCAACTGAGATCATGAAGCGTGCTGGCGTGGACATGACCAAGCCAGACTACTTGGAGGATGCATTCAAGACTTTTGAAAAGCGGTTGAATGAATTTGAGAATTTGATTGAGAAGTAAGAAGAAATAAATATGCTTCATTACTCACAAAAATACATTGACGATGTATTAGTCCGCTTTGCTTACCATTCAAATGCCATTCTTGATCATTGAAAAAGACAATAAAGCTCAATACATTACTTATGAGGCTGACCAAGATATAACAAGTCTTACCCAGTATGCAAAGTAAAAGTTAACCGAAGAACAAAAGCGCTATGAAATCTTTGAATAAAATTATCAGGCTCAAAAAGATTTTGACGAAAATCATCAATAATCGCGCTCATATAAAAATAATCGATATCATTTCGTGAGATTTGATATCGATTTTTTGTTGATGATCTTGATTTATCGCTTGGCATATTTATCGCTCAATATGTATAATACGTATATAAGTATTATAGTGCGAGAAAAGGTGAAAAATATGGCTGAAACTTTATATAAAAAGGTCGTTAAAAATGGTTCTTCCTTAGCTATCAATATCCCAGCTAAGGAAGTAAAAGAGCAAAATCTCAAAGTAGGCGATATTGTTGAAGTAAAAATCAAAAAATCAGACCGTCCTAATTCTGAAAATTTAAAAGAAATAGATGGCTTAATCTCTGATTACTGGGATATGTTAGAGTACTTAAAGGATAAGTAGTCAATGAAGATCAATTATCTAACAGAAAAGGATATTTTAGTAATCAATGCAAGGGTTATTCAAAGAGAAGGTGCAACGGGACAAAAACCACCTCACGTTAGGGATGCAGAAGCCCTTCATTTTTTAATTGCTCAACCTAAGCAAACTAGTTTTGGACAAGAATTATATCCGTCTTTTGCTGAAAAAGCTGGGATTTTATTAATTAAATTAGTTAAAAAGCATGTTTTTGAAGATGCAAATAAACGAACTACAGCAATTGCATTCTTACTATTTTTAAGACGAAACTCTTATGAATTAACCTGTGATTGGCAAGATCTAGCAAATCAAATCTTAAAAATTGCCCAAATAGATGACAATGAACTAAATTACCAAGAAATTTACCAATGGATTAACCAAGTAATTCATGAAAATTAAAAAATCGGTATCATTTCGTGAGATTTGATACCGATTATTTGTTTTAAGATTGATTTTTATTCTTTAAATTGATCCTGTTAGCCCTGCATCTCGCCATTTATTGGGATTTTCGTCTAACTTTAGCTGTAATTCAGTTAATGGCTGAGACAACTTGAAATTATGCGACAATGAATAATTATTCAGATCACGTTTCAAGTCAAAGACTACTTTTTCAATATTAACTCCCTGCTCCAAATTACTTAAAGCGTGATTGATTAGCTCTACTGCTGCGCTATCTTCGACAACCTTTTGTTTTACACCGACTAGAAGTGATTTCAACTCTTTTGCGTTTTCCATATCGTTCTCCTATCACGCTCATATAAAAATAATCGGTATCATTTTAGCATATTTGATACCGATTATTTTTATCGATTTTAATTACTTAATTCCAAAAATCTACGATTAATTGTATAAATACAAATTAACATTAAAATTACAATCAGTGTTGCCACCAATACCGTCAATTTAATTTTAGAAGTACCATAATCTGTGCTCAATATCTTAGGTGAAAAGTCCTGTAAAAAGTGTACTACCATACACCAAATTAATCCATTGGACCACACTCTTAGATAACTAAGGAATAACCCCATACCCAATGTAATAATCACTTGACCAACAGTTGAAATTAATGATTGACTAGTTAAATTATTTAAATGATATAAGCCGAACAGAATTGAACATACAATAGATGTCCATAAGATATCATATTTTTCTTTACGAAAAACTAGCAAGAAAGTATTAAATAAAATCCCTCTAAATAAAAATTCCTCACAGATTGCGGGCAATATCGCAGCTAAAGCCGCTACCATTATTTGATACAGAGGCAACTTAAATAATAATATTTTATCTTTTAATGCTCCAAAAACCATTAAGGCCAAAAAGACACAGTAGATGATCATCATTACTTTTGACATTCCTTGCAATTTTAACCTTTGATTAAAAGTCTTAGTTGTTAAAATAAAATGTTCGGCTACATATGCAAAAGCGACTATAAAGATGATTACAATCAACCACTTGGTTATCATGTTGCCTACAATTAAATGTGGCAACACAAATGAACCTATTAAAAGAATGATTGCAAGTATAAATAGATTTCTGATTGTTTTATTGACTTCAGCTTTATTACTAAATTCTACTTCGTCGGCTAATGCCAAGTAATATTTGTTATTCATAGTTGTATTTTCTACCTACTCCTCCGGCCAAAAAAGGTCATCCAATGTCTTATCTAACACCTGACAAATCTTAATACACAAGTTAACTGACGGATTATAATTTCCCTTCTCAATCGCTGAAATTGTCTGTCTTGAAACATCAACCTGCTGCGCCAAATCTTCCTGCGTCATGTCTTTGCCAACACGTGCAGCTTTCATTTTTAAATTTTTCACTCTTTATCACTTTCCTTATCACGATGGAGTTGAAAGAGACTTACCGCACCAATAATCAACCAATAGATCCCCATAATGGTCATTGCACTATTAAAGTCATTAACATATCCCAGAATAAAACAAATACCCATAACAATATCTAACCAACTGTTTGATTTTATATTCTTTTCATTAATTGCAAAATAAGCGCCGTGCAGAATATCATAAACTGACATCACTGCTAATGACAACATAATAATTGAGAAATTAATAGTAATTCCATATCTCATGAAAAAAGGATTTTTCATAAAAAACGTAACGATAATCTCACTAAAAACTAAAACAATGAACCCCCATTTAGCACCTTGCCCACGTACAAGTTTCTGTCTTTCATCATATTTATGCTCATACTTTTTTTGACTACCGAAAGTAACCACTAAGATAAATATAATTACTCCAATAAAAATACCGATTGCAAAAAATTTTAAATCATTCATTTTAAACATCCCTTTCTTTCGATAGTCCAATATTAAAGCTCACTTTCTATAATGTCAAGTTTACTTTACATTGTTTCTAATAAACTTGCTTTTTACATAACCTATTTTGCAACTTATCTTCCAAGTCTAAAAAATAATTTTTTAAATTTCCTTGACTTCTTCTTTTCATCGTCGTATTATAATGACAATTAAATTAATAAAAGCTTAGAAGAGATGAGTAATTACTTAAGACTTCTGCAGAGAGTCGGAGTTGGTGCAAGCCGATGTAGTCGAGAGTAACGAATATGGTCTTGGAGCTATTTTAAAGAGCAAGCTATTAAGTAAGCAATTTACGAGTGACGATCGTTACCCCGTCCGAGTCTTCCCAATCCTGGGAGTACTTAGTAAGGAGTTAGCTGTGAAGCTAGCTTGAATTTGGGTGGTAACACGCTTAGGCGTCCCTAGCATAGAAGTTCTATGCTAAGGGCGCTTTTTATTTTGCTTATTTAATTTTTCAGAAAGGAGCCAGACAATGGATAAACCTATCAAAACTACAAGTTCACGAATCATCATCAGTAAAAAGGCATTCAACCGAATGTGCACTATTGTCTGGTTGATCTTGATCATCATCGGACTTTTCATCGTTAAATAAAACATTGAAGCAAAACTAAGGAGAAAAATTATGACAGAATTACATTACGATATCGTTGGTAGCTTTTTAAGACCTGCAGAATTAAAAAAGGCTCGCGCAGAATTTGAAGAAGGAAAAATTAAGCAAGAAGAATTAACTCATGTTGAAAATACAGAGATCAGAGAATTAGTTCAAGAAGAAATTGATCATGGTCTTAAAATCGTAACTGATGGTGAATTTAGAAGAAGTTACTGGCACCTCGATACTTTCTGGGGCTTTGGGGGTATCAAACATACTAAGCAAGCCCACGGCTATTTCTTCCACGATGAAGAAACTCGTAACGACTCTGCCCAAGTTGAGGGGAAAATTAAATTTACTGGTAAACATCCAGATCTTTCATCATTTGAATACTTAAAAAAGGTTGTCGATGAAACTGGCGCTAACGTAATCCCACGGCAAAGTATTCCAGCTCCCGCACAATTTTACGCAGAACTTGTTCGTGGAGAAGAAAATATTGCCGCACTTAAAAAGATTTATAGTTCAGAAGAAGATTTACTCACCGATATTTCTAAAGCATACCGAGACTTAATTTTAGCCTTATACGATGCAGGATGTCGCGACATTAAACTCGATGACTGTACTTGGGGTATGATTGTAGATAAGCGCTATTGGAAAAGTCATTTACAAGATGACTTTTCATTAGACGACCTTAAAAGAAAATACTTGAAGCTTAACAATGATGCAATCAAAGATTTGACAACAGATTTGCGAATATCAACTCATATTTGTCGCGGTAACTATCACTCAACTTGGGCAGCCCAAGGAGGTTATGGTCCAGTAGCGGACTATGTTTTTGCTAAAGAAAATGTCGACGCCTTTTATCTTGAATTTGACAATGATAGATCTGGCAGTTTTGATCCAATTGCACAAATTCCTAACGACAAACTTGTTGTCTTAGGTGTAGTAACTAGTAAAAAAGCAGAATTAGAAGATCCACAAAAATTAATCGCTAGAATTAAAGAAGCAGCTGAATTCCACCCATTAAATAATCTAGCCTTAAGCACACAGTGTGGATTCGCTTCTACTGAAGAAGGCAACACCTTAACTGAAGATGACCAGTGGCAAAAGATCAAGTTGGTTGTCGACACTGCCAAGCAAGTTTGGAGCTAAATGGCAATTAACTAGTTAAAATAAAGATAAATAGATTTAGACAAAGGAGAAAAAAATTATGGGAAAAGTTGAAAGTTTTGAATTAGATCATACTAAAGTTAAGGCACCTTACGTTCGTTTAATCACTGTTGAAAAAGGCCAAAAAGGTGACCAGATTAGCAACTTCGATTTGCGTTTAGTTCAACCTAATAAGAACGCCATTCCTACTGGCGGCTTGCACACGATTGAACACCTTTTAGCCGGTCTTTTACGTGACCGCATCAACGGCTACATTGACTGTTCACCGTTTGGCTGTCGGACTGGCTTCCATCTTTTAGTTTGGGGCACCCCATCAACTACTGAAGTTGCCAAGGCACTTAAGGAGTCATTAGAAGAAATCCGTGACAACATTAAATGGGAAGACGTACCAGGAACGACAATTGAATCTTGTGGTAATTATCGCGACCACTCATTATTCTCAGCTAAGCAATGGTCAAGAGATATTTTGGCTGAAGGCATTTCTGATGACCAATTTGAAAGACATGTGGTTGAATAAAATTTAAAGGTTTAACTGAAAAATAGTAAATAATTAAAAAAGCTAGCAATTCATTTTAGTGAACTACTAGCTCTTATTTTTTCACTTATATCATCCCGGCAACTAAGCCAACTATATACAAGAAGACACAGCAGACTACCAAATACAAACCGCCCCACTTGACCGTTTCTTTTAGGATCTCGCCTTCGTCTCCCTCACGATTAATTGAGCCGGTCGCTACTGCAATATTCTGCGGTGAAAGCATCCCCGCCGTGGCCCCTGTCATGTTCGAGGCTACAACCCAGTACTTACTTACGCCTAAGTCCGTTGCTGCAGTATACTGCAAATTACCAAATAAAACATTAGCTGATGTAGCAGATCCTGTTAAAAATGTTCCTAGTGCACCAATTAACGGCGCAAACAATGGATAAACTGGTCCTAAAAGGCCAACCAAGGCCACTGCTAATGCATTCGTCATACCAGCATAAACCATTACCTTAGCCAAGCCTACAATCGCACAAACTGTAATTGTAGTTTTCCATACGCTTTTTATCGATTGTCCTAATATTTGCATCATTTTTTTCAAGCTGACACCCTGAATCGCCCCACCAATTAATGTAGCTACAAAAATTAATGTTCCAGGAGAAGATAACCAACTAATTGACAATGTATTTGGGTTCTTTCCTGTATAAACAACAAGATTAGTGGTTACTTTATTAAGTACATCATTGACAGTTGGAACTAATGAAGAAGCAAAGATCACGAAGATAAAGACCAAAATAAATGGTGAACACGCCTTGAGCATTTCCTTAGCATTTGGGCGTAAAACATCTGGCTCTTCTTCATCATCATGCCATCTAGTTAATAAGACTGTAATCGCAATTGAACACAATGAGCCAACAATTGCAGGCAATTCTGCCCCTACAAATTTTGCAGCTATTACCTGGGGAATAGCCATTCCCAGTCCTGACATCAATGTAATAAAGCCTACACCTTTAATTGCCTTAATGCTGCCTTCAGTCAAGATAACTAAAATAAATGGTACCAGTATTACCAAAATAGATAATTGCAATGTCACGATGAAGGATAGTTTTTCTTGATGTAGACCCGTCACTTCAGCTAAAGTTAAAACTGGTAATCCAATTGCACCAAAAGCCGTCGCAGTTGTATTAGCAATCAAACTAATGACTGACGCGCGAATCGGATCCAAGCCAAAGGCAATCAATATTCCTGCCGCAATTGCTACCGCAGTCCCAAAGCCAGCGATTGATTCTAAAAAGCCACCAAATCCCCAAGCAATAATCAAAACAATAATCCGCTTATCGGTTGAAATCGTCGCCAGCATATTTTGAATAGTTTCCATACCGCCAGATTCTGTAGTAACGTTATATGCAAATAAAGCCATGACAATAACAAACATAATCGGCCAAATGCCCATGATAATGCCTTCTAGCGCCCCACTTGCCGTATCTAGCACCGATAATTTAAAACTAAAGACTGCTAACACCATCGTCAAAATTAAGCCAATGACACAAGCGCGTGCAGCTGGCATTCGCATAACTCCCAGCGAAATAATCAACCAAACGATCGGCAACAATGCGATCGCAAATCTAATCCACATCAAAATCCTCCATCATCAAAAGTGTTGTACTATATTATTTAATCATGATTTGGGTAAAAAGTTAAAATAAGACACAAAATTTTAGTTAAAATTACAATTTTCACAAATTTCACTTGCAAGTTTAACCAACAAACTATATAACAATTAATGGAAAGTAAAATTTCTCACATCATGTTTGAACTACTCCGTGGAATAGAGTAGTTCTTTTTTTGCGTAAAAAAATAGCCAGACCGAATTCAGCCTGACTTCTGTTTTTTTAGCGATGTTTAATTACGTGAATACCATAAGCGATTAAGTAAATTACCACTTCGATCGTTGCAATAAAGAAAGTTACCGGCCAGTTGGTGATAAAGCCGAGATACAGTCCAGCCCACACGCCAACTAAAGCGAAAAACACGGACCAACTGATCATTGCTGGTATTGTTTTACCAATATAGCGCGCCGTTGAAGATGGCAATGTTAATAGAATGAAGACTAGCAATGAACCAACAATCTGGGCACCGATAGCAACTGACATAGCCAAGGCTACCAAGAAAGCAATACCAACCCAGCCAGTATGTACACCATGTGCAACGGCACCGATATGGTCAAATGAGTCAAAATTCAAGCTTCGAGCTACCAAAATAATTAATAGTAAAACTAGAATTGACAAAACCACTAGCTGAATCACGCCTTGTTTATCAACACCGATGATACTACCAAACAGAATATTAGTAGCGTAACGGCTATTTGATCCAGAAATGGCTAAGAACAGCACACCTAGCCCAATAAACAGAGCTGAGATCGCACTAACTGACGATTCTTTTTGATCGCTGTGCAAGGACAATTCTCCTACTCCAATTGAACCGAGCAAGGTAAATAGTAGCATCCCCCATAACGGTGCAATGCCGATAAAGACGGCAAAAGCTGCTCCAGCAAAGCCGATTTCTGACAGTGTGTGAGCTAAAAAAGCATAACTCCGTGCTACTACATATACACCGACCACGCCACAGGTAATCGCAATGAATGTACTAGCTAAGAAGGCATAACGCATAAATTCGTATTGAAACATTATTCGAAATCCTCCTTAAATTTATCCATCTTTCCTTGCCTGATCGTTCCCTTATTTAAATATAGATAATCAGTCATATACTTTTTAGCTAAAGGAATATCATGAGTGACAAACAAAACGGTAATTTTGTGTTCACGATTCAGGTGCTTGATTAATCCCATCAATTCTTCCTTAGCAGCCGGATCTAGGCTAGCTGTTGCTTCATCTAAGATGATCATATTGGGATGATCAAGTAGAGCCTGCGCTAAATATGCACGTTGTTTTTGTCCACCTGATGCCTCACCCATTCGGGTATTCTGAATCTTTTCTAAATGAGTTTCTTCTAACTGATGATCAATCTGTTCCTTAACCTTTTTGGTCTTAAACAATGGGGCGTTAAGTCCAATAAATGCGCGAATCGACAATGGATACTCCGCATCAATATTTCTAAACTGGGGTACATAACCTAACTTAACGTCTGAATCAAACTTAAAGTTGCCCGCAGTCGGCTTTAACATCCCCATTAAAATCTTAATTAAGGTGGTCTTCCCTGTTCCATTAGGTCCAAGTAGTGCAGTCATTGACCCGTCTTCAAGCTGAAAACTCAAATCTTGAAAAACATCTTTAGTATCAAATCTCATCGAGAGATCATTTACTTCTAAAATCACTCTTCTCCCCCCTCCCTAAGTTGCTATTATTTTTCTATTTTAGCCAAATTTTGATAATTTTCTTTCATCCAAGCCAAGTAAGTAGTGTGGTTAGGAATAGTCTCCCGCACATTTAACACTGGAATATTATTTTCCTTAGCTAATTTTACAAATGACTTCACAGTTGAACTGCTTGCCTGTGTATTGTTAACAAAGAATGCAATCTTCTTTGCTTTAATTTCATTATTCATTTGATTAATCATCTTAGGACTCGGATCAGTACCATTCTCAATTGCTTCTTCAAAGCCCTTATCCCCAATCTTGTATCCTGCTTCTCTTAAAGCATAATCAAAGACAGGTTCACTAACAAAGACTGGCTTACTATTTTTCTTATTAGTCTTCACCAATTGTTTAACTTGATTAATCTTAGCTAAATACTTGTCACCATTAGCTTTAAAATAAGCTGCATGCTTTTTATCAAGCCTAGATAAACGCTTAACTAGGTAATTAACATACTTGGTTGGCATACTTAGATTGTACCAAATATGCGGATTATCCCCCTTCTTTAATCCCATCAAGTCTTCACCAACTAAGACAGGCTTTTTGCTAACAGAACTAGCTAGCTTATTCATCCAAGAATCATAGCCTAAGCCATTAGCAACAATAATATTTGCCTTGGTCAATTCTTTAGCATCTGCCGTAGTTGGTTCAAAATCATGAGGATCAGTACTGCTATTGCTAATGATTGCCTTAGCCGTACCATATTTTCCTACAACATTTTTAGCAATATCTGCATAAACATTGGTGGTGGTAATGATCGAGACTTTACCCGAATTGCTCGTCGAATTTGATCTATTCGAGCAAGCTGAAACTAACAGCGCAATAACGCCAATTAGTCCCAAAAAAGAGATTAACTTCGTAATTTTAGATTTCGCATTTTGCATAAAATATCCTCCTTGTGCAAAATAAAAAAGCATTTAAGTTAGAAAATTCAGCATAAATTCTAACTAAAAGTTAGAATAATCTAGTTAATTACATATGTCAACATATTTTTGCATAGACAAATAGCACCAGTCTCCCATAAGCCTGATGCTATCAATAATTTAAGTCATAAAATTTTGCTGAATTTTATTAAATGCTTTGTTCTAAAATTACATTATTATATAAACATATTTTTATATAATTGTCAAACTAAACTAAAATTCTTCCTTCACGTGCTGACGCAAAACATCTAAGATTTTAATCACATGCTTATCTTCTAAGCTATAATAGCGCTCCTGCCTAACCCGCTCGCTCTTAACTAGCTTAGCCTCTTCCAAAATACGCAAGTGACGCGAAATAGCTGGCTGACTAACATCAAACTGCTTAACTAAATTATTAACACTACTTTTTTGATTATCATTTAAATAATATAGGATTTGAATTCGAATCGGATGATTCAACGCTCTAGTAATCCGAATAATTTGCTCGTCCAATTTCTTCACCCATTCATACTTTTTAATTTATTATAGCTTAAATTTAGGTACAAAAAAACGCTACCCTTCGGGTAGCGCAAAACATAACAGAGTATCTTGATTTAAGTAGAGATCATCAAGATATTTATATTATAATACGTTTTTGCCAAAATGTATTGTTTTTTGATTAATAACCAGAATTATTTAATAATACTAATATTCGATATTACTTATAGTATTATTCGTTTGGGTCTTCTTTGACATTCTTCTTCCAGAAACTCATGATTAAACCAGCAACGATTGAACCAATAATAGTAGCTAGGAAGTAGAATAAGATGTGGCTTGGACCACCGATGTTACCAGCAAGTGGTGATACCCAAAGACCACCGTGAGGAGCTGGGACACCAACGTGCCATAAACCAACTAAAGCACCACCGACAGCTGAACCAATGATACATGATGGAATTACACGACCTGGGTCAGCAGCAGCAAATGGAATAGCACCTTCAGTAATGAATGAGAAGCCTAATACCCAGTTAGAAACACCGGCACGACGTTCTTCTACAGTGTACTTGTTCTTGAAGAATGTAGTACCAATTGCAGTAGCAAATGGTGGAACCATACCACCCACCATTACAGCAGCCATCAAGATAGCAGCAGTAGCTGAGTGAGGGTCGTTAGCAAATGCACCTGAAGCGAAGACATAAGCAGCCTTGTTGAAAGGACCACCCATATCGATTGACATCATTCCGGCAAGGATAGTGGTCAAAAGTACCAAGTTACCAGTACCCATTCCGTTCAAGAAATGAGTAATAGCAAAGTTAATGCCACTAAAGATTGGGTTAATGATGTAGAACATAATTGCTGCAATAAAGAGCAATCCTAAAATTGGATAGAACAGCATTGGCTTCATACCTTCAACAGAACGAGGTAATTTAGCAAATACTTTCTTCAAACCAACCATCAAGTAACCAGCAATAAAACCAGCAGCAATACCGCCTAAGAAGCCGGCTGGTGAAGTTGCGTGAGCTTGAACGTTAACTTGGAATTGACCGTTAACAATAGAGGCCATGTAACCACCAACAAAACCTGGCATTAAGGCTGGCAAATCACCGATTGATTCAGCGATATAGGCTGCCAAAACTGGAACCATGAAGGCAAATGCCAAGTTACCAGCATTGTTTAAAAAGATGAAAGCAGGAGTCTTAGCGCCACCCATGTAGTTTTCTACGATGAATGAGATGGCCATTAAGATACCACCACCAA
This is a stretch of genomic DNA from Lactobacillus crispatus. It encodes these proteins:
- a CDS encoding helix-turn-helix transcriptional regulator, which translates into the protein MKNLKMKAARVGKDMTQEDLAQQVDVSRQTISAIEKGNYNPSVNLCIKICQVLDKTLDDLFWPEE
- a CDS encoding metal ABC transporter solute-binding protein, Zn/Mn family, which encodes MQNAKSKITKLISFLGLIGVIALLVSACSNRSNSTSNSGKVSIITTTNVYADIAKNVVGKYGTAKAIISNSSTDPHDFEPTTADAKELTKANIIVANGLGYDSWMNKLASSVSKKPVLVGEDLMGLKKGDNPHIWYNLSMPTKYVNYLVKRLSRLDKKHAAYFKANGDKYLAKINQVKQLVKTNKKNSKPVFVSEPVFDYALREAGYKIGDKGFEEAIENGTDPSPKMINQMNNEIKAKKIAFFVNNTQASSSTVKSFVKLAKENNIPVLNVRETIPNHTTYLAWMKENYQNLAKIEK
- a CDS encoding bacteriocin immunity protein, which encodes MENAKELKSLLVGVKQKVVEDSAAVELINHALSNLEQGVNIEKVVFDLKRDLNNYSLSHNFKLSQPLTELQLKLDENPNKWRDAGLTGSI
- a CDS encoding metal ABC transporter ATP-binding protein — its product is MILEVNDLSMRFDTKDVFQDLSFQLEDGSMTALLGPNGTGKTTLIKILMGMLKPTAGNFKFDSDVKLGYVPQFRNIDAEYPLSIRAFIGLNAPLFKTKKVKEQIDHQLEETHLEKIQNTRMGEASGGQKQRAYLAQALLDHPNMIILDEATASLDPAAKEELMGLIKHLNREHKITVLFVTHDIPLAKKYMTDYLYLNKGTIRQGKMDKFKEDFE
- a CDS encoding metal ABC transporter permease; the encoded protein is MFQYEFMRYAFLASTFIAITCGVVGVYVVARSYAFLAHTLSEIGFAGAAFAVFIGIAPLWGMLLFTLLGSIGVGELSLHSDQKESSVSAISALFIGLGVLFLAISGSNSRYATNILFGSIIGVDKQGVIQLVVLSILVLLLIILVARSLNFDSFDHIGAVAHGVHTGWVGIAFLVALAMSVAIGAQIVGSLLVFILLTLPSSTARYIGKTIPAMISWSVFFALVGVWAGLYLGFITNWPVTFFIATIEVVIYLIAYGIHVIKHR
- a CDS encoding S-ribosylhomocysteine lyase yields the protein MGKVESFELDHTKVKAPYVRLITVEKGQKGDQISNFDLRLVQPNKNAIPTGGLHTIEHLLAGLLRDRINGYIDCSPFGCRTGFHLLVWGTPSTTEVAKALKESLEEIRDNIKWEDVPGTTIESCGNYRDHSLFSAKQWSRDILAEGISDDQFERHVVE
- a CDS encoding ArsR/SmtB family transcription factor is translated as MDEQIIRITRALNHPIRIQILYYLNDNQKSSVNNLVKQFDVSQPAISRHLRILEEAKLVKSERVRQERYYSLEDKHVIKILDVLRQHVKEEF
- a CDS encoding type II toxin-antitoxin system death-on-curing family toxin, with protein sequence MKINYLTEKDILVINARVIQREGATGQKPPHVRDAEALHFLIAQPKQTSFGQELYPSFAEKAGILLIKLVKKHVFEDANKRTTAIAFLLFLRRNSYELTCDWQDLANQILKIAQIDDNELNYQEIYQWINQVIHEN
- a CDS encoding CPBP family intramembrane glutamic endopeptidase, whose protein sequence is MNNKYYLALADEVEFSNKAEVNKTIRNLFILAIILLIGSFVLPHLIVGNMITKWLIVIIFIVAFAYVAEHFILTTKTFNQRLKLQGMSKVMMIIYCVFLALMVFGALKDKILLFKLPLYQIMVAALAAILPAICEEFLFRGILFNTFLLVFRKEKYDILWTSIVCSILFGLYHLNNLTSQSLISTVGQVIITLGMGLFLSYLRVWSNGLIWCMVVHFLQDFSPKILSTDYGTSKIKLTVLVATLIVILMLICIYTINRRFLELSN
- a CDS encoding 5-methyltetrahydropteroyltriglutamate--homocysteine S-methyltransferase, giving the protein MTELHYDIVGSFLRPAELKKARAEFEEGKIKQEELTHVENTEIRELVQEEIDHGLKIVTDGEFRRSYWHLDTFWGFGGIKHTKQAHGYFFHDEETRNDSAQVEGKIKFTGKHPDLSSFEYLKKVVDETGANVIPRQSIPAPAQFYAELVRGEENIAALKKIYSSEEDLLTDISKAYRDLILALYDAGCRDIKLDDCTWGMIVDKRYWKSHLQDDFSLDDLKRKYLKLNNDAIKDLTTDLRISTHICRGNYHSTWAAQGGYGPVADYVFAKENVDAFYLEFDNDRSGSFDPIAQIPNDKLVVLGVVTSKKAELEDPQKLIARIKEAAEFHPLNNLALSTQCGFASTEEGNTLTEDDQWQKIKLVVDTAKQVWS
- a CDS encoding AbrB/MazE/SpoVT family DNA-binding domain-containing protein; this translates as MAETLYKKVVKNGSSLAINIPAKEVKEQNLKVGDIVEVKIKKSDRPNSENLKEIDGLISDYWDMLEYLKDK
- a CDS encoding L-lactate permease — protein: MWIRFAIALLPIVWLIISLGVMRMPAARACVIGLILTMVLAVFSFKLSVLDTASGALEGIIMGIWPIMFVIVMALFAYNVTTESGGMETIQNMLATISTDKRIIVLIIAWGFGGFLESIAGFGTAVAIAAGILIAFGLDPIRASVISLIANTTATAFGAIGLPVLTLAEVTGLHQEKLSFIVTLQLSILVILVPFILVILTEGSIKAIKGVGFITLMSGLGMAIPQVIAAKFVGAELPAIVGSLCSIAITVLLTRWHDDEEEPDVLRPNAKEMLKACSPFILVFIFVIFASSLVPTVNDVLNKVTTNLVVYTGKNPNTLSISWLSSPGTLIFVATLIGGAIQGVSLKKMMQILGQSIKSVWKTTITVCAIVGLAKVMVYAGMTNALAVALVGLLGPVYPLFAPLIGALGTFLTGSATSANVLFGNLQYTAATDLGVSKYWVVASNMTGATAGMLSPQNIAVATGSINREGDEGEILKETVKWGGLYLVVCCVFLYIVGLVAGMI